Below is a genomic region from Nitrososphaera sp..
CCGGCTGGAGTCAAAGCTGAGCCACGCGGCCTCAAGCACCCGCGCAAGTCCGGACTCGCCCGAGCTGGCAAAGATGCTCGAGCTTGTGAAAAGCGGCGAGCTCTTGCTCAATGAAATGGCTGCAAAGGTAGAATCCGCGCGGGTCCTTGAGGAGTTTATGGTAATCCTTGACGCCGCCGCAGCGTCGGTCAGCGAAATCACCGTAGACATGGAAAAGATGGTGCCAACGGCTGAAAAGGCTCTGCAGGAAATGCACGACGCAATTATCAAGACCACTATAGGCGAGCCTCATTCTGCTGAGCAGGAGAAAGAGCGGCAGAACATAATGCAAGAGGCCGCGACGGCGGGTGCTTCTGATAGCCTCGAGCAGGTTGCCAGTCTGGAGAAACAAGGCCAAGCAGGCTTGGCTGAAACCCGCGATGACCCGACTCCGGACGCCGGAAGGGAAGAGGAGCCGCTGCCGGCATAGAAATGGTTCAACTAATTTTGCCCGTTACGCAAGTTAGGTTTACACCCGGGTAATTCAAACGTCAATCGGACTTGACGCATGGTCTCTGATTATGAGTCTCGCACCGCAGGAACTAGAAAATAGCGCTAGCAAGTATGCAGCCGAGGCAATCCGGCTGGATTCACAAGGTTCTCGAGGAAACGCAATACAGTCTTATCAGCGCGCAATCGACGCCTTGGTAAAACTCGTGCAGATTTACCCTGACTATAAACTCAACAAGGTCTACATGGAGCGAGCAAGCGCCTACAAGGAAAGAATCAAGGCGCTGCAGCTTTCGCACGGCATTGAGGACGAAAGGCCAACCATAAACTCCATCGACTCTGCGAGACACGAGCCCGCAAACGGCAACGGCAAGGTTGCAGGCTCCGCGGCAGGCCAGGCAAAATCAGGAGGCGTCGAAACCCTGAAGAACGACTTTGACGAGCTTGTCATGAAGGAGAAGCCCAAGGTTTCGTGGGACGAGGTAATCGGCCTTGAAGACGCCAAGCGTGCAATAAGAGAGTCTATCGTATACCCGATGAAGAGGGCGGACCTCTTTCCGCTGGGATGGCCGCGCGGAATTCTCCTTTACGGCCCGCCGGGATGCGGCAAGACACTGCTAGCAGCGGCGGCTGCGGCGGAAATTGACGGCTACTTTATCAACGTCGACGCCGCATCAATGATGAGCAAGTGGCTCGGCGAAGCAGAGAAGAACATTTCAAAGCTGTTTGGCATGGCGCGCAAACTAAACGAAAACGAGAGCGCGCCGGTGCTCTTGTTTATCGACGAGATTGATTCGCTTCTTGGGACAAGAAACAGCGAGGTCGGAGGCGAGGTGAGGGTAAAGAACCAGTTCCTTACCGAGATGGACGGAATAAACGGCAAGTCAAAGGAATCGCAGCTGTACGTGATCGGCGCGACCAACAAACCATGGAGCCTTGAAGCAGGCTTTCTGCGCCGGTTCCAGAAGCGCATCTATGTCACGCTTCCAGACAGCGCATCGCGAACCAACCTCTTCAACCAGTATACCCGACCTCTCAATATCGAAGGGGCCCTCAAGGTAGAGGAACTTGCAAAGATTAGCGAGAGCTACAGCGCAAGCGACATCAAGGACATCTGCCAGTCTGTGCAACTCCGAGTGGTAAACGAGCTTTTCGAGAGCGGCAAGGCGATGGAGAACGGTACCAACCCGCGGCCTATCACCATGATTGACTTTAAGGAAACGATGAAGGTGAGAAAGCCAAGCGTCGGCGTGGAAATGCTTCGGAGTTACATGCGCTGGAGTGACCAGTTCAAGGCCCTCTGAGCCCAAATTTCTTATCCCGACTCGCGAGGCCTGATTAGTGAAATCGCCCTGCCAGAAGCGGAATCTGATTCTGGCGATAGACGTTGGTTGGCAGGGCGGTTAGAGGTTACGGGTTGATGTGGTCGGTCGTTCTGGGCACCAGTCATAACACATGAGAGACTTTTAAGCCTCGTCGATCTTTGGTCTATCAGGCGATTCTAGGGCCGGTCAGAAATCTACTTGCCTGATTCTTCTTCGTTGCGATAGCGCTCTATTGCCTCGCTAATCTTCTTCTTGGCAGTCGCGCTTCCAGACCAGCCTGTCACCTTGACCCACTTGTCCTTTTCAAGTTCCTTGTAGTGTTCAAAAAAGTGCTTTATCCGGTCCTGGATGTGCTGCGGGACGTCGCCGATATCCTTGACGCCGGAAAAAGCTGGATCCACCTTTGAAACCGGAACTGCAACCACTTTGGCATCCTCTCCCTCCTCGTCTGCCGTAAGAAGAACGCCCACGGGATTTGCCCTAATAACTGCTGAAGGGACTACGGGATCCTCGCCAAGCACAAGGACGTCGACCGGATCTCCGTCCTTTTCCCTTGTCTGGGGAACAAAGCCATAGTTGCAAGGGTAAAACATTGCGGTGAATAGTTTGCGGTCAACGAAAAGTGCCCCTGTCGAGTCGTCTATCTCGTACTTTATGTTGCTGCCCTTTGGGATCTCTATTACCACATTAATCTCATCGGGCGGGTTCTTGCCTGGTTTGAGGGAGCGTACTAGCGAGGTCAAATATTACGGCATTTGCTCGCTGGTTAAAATATAAGCCTATTGGGCGTCTCGCCAGGGCAGCGCTATAGCCTGTCGTATGATCCGCACGCATTGCAAAACCTGACCCTGACCTCCTTTTCTTGGACTATCCGTATGTTGAAGATAATCTCGTCCGAGCCGCAGACCCTGCACGATTCGTGGCGCAGGTGGGTAACAGCGACGCTCAAGATTTGCCCCCGCAAATGTGGGCCGCCCCGCTCCCGAGCTGCGACGAATCCATCATTGGAGCTGAATATTCTAGAACATTTTATTAAACAATCTCCTGCTCTTCGCCACAAAACATCAAAAATCCATCACCCCAATGGTCGGCATTTCCAAGCCAAAAACATAAACGCAGGAAAAATCGTCTCAGCCGCGTTGATTAAATTCAGCCCCAAGTTTGATGCCAAGGCAATGGAGACCGAGGTAAGGTCGTACCTTGGCGGACTTGAACTGAGGGCACTTCTTGAAAACGAGCTTGCATCAAGCAAGCCGGTCGGGTTTATCGAGGGGCCGCCTACAATGAACGGCGAGCCCCACGCCGGTCACCTCCGCGGCCGGATTATCAAGGATCTCTGGTACAGATTCAGGACGCTGCAAAAGGCCCGGGTGGTATTCAGGGCCGGCTGGGATACCCAGGGCCTGCCCGTCGAGCTGGCTGCAGAGAAGGAGCTTGGATTGGCCGGCAGCAAGTCGGAGAATATTTCGAGGGTCGGGGAAGAAAAAATCGTCGAAACATGCAAGCGCCTTATCCAGGCAAATAACGAGAAGTGGGTCAGCATGGACAGGCTTCTTGGGATGTCATTTAACTACGAAAAGGCATACTGGACCTTTCGCGACAGCTACATCGAGCGAGAGTGGAAGTACCTGAAAAGCGCATGGGAAAACGGCGTGCTCAAGGAGTGGTTCAGGGTCGTGG
It encodes:
- a CDS encoding AAA family ATPase, yielding MSLAPQELENSASKYAAEAIRLDSQGSRGNAIQSYQRAIDALVKLVQIYPDYKLNKVYMERASAYKERIKALQLSHGIEDERPTINSIDSARHEPANGNGKVAGSAAGQAKSGGVETLKNDFDELVMKEKPKVSWDEVIGLEDAKRAIRESIVYPMKRADLFPLGWPRGILLYGPPGCGKTLLAAAAAAEIDGYFINVDAASMMSKWLGEAEKNISKLFGMARKLNENESAPVLLFIDEIDSLLGTRNSEVGGEVRVKNQFLTEMDGINGKSKESQLYVIGATNKPWSLEAGFLRRFQKRIYVTLPDSASRTNLFNQYTRPLNIEGALKVEELAKISESYSASDIKDICQSVQLRVVNELFESGKAMENGTNPRPITMIDFKETMKVRKPSVGVEMLRSYMRWSDQFKAL
- the ppa gene encoding inorganic diphosphatase, which translates into the protein MTSLVRSLKPGKNPPDEINVVIEIPKGSNIKYEIDDSTGALFVDRKLFTAMFYPCNYGFVPQTREKDGDPVDVLVLGEDPVVPSAVIRANPVGVLLTADEEGEDAKVVAVPVSKVDPAFSGVKDIGDVPQHIQDRIKHFFEHYKELEKDKWVKVTGWSGSATAKKKISEAIERYRNEEESGK